A genomic stretch from Candidatus Thermoplasmatota archaeon includes:
- a CDS encoding D-sedoheptulose 7-phosphate isomerase encodes MASEADVLAQIQASIDAKEGLKASARQILAVADVVTRSLRNGGKMIIFGNGGSAADAQHIAAELSGQFYNRKRPGAAALAITTNTSALTAIANDFDFETVFSRQLEGLTRPGDVVIGISTSGNSPNVVKAMETARKLGAVTVAMTGAGGKLAGMVDHALVVPSTETPRIQESHILMGHILCQIVEKDLFG; translated from the coding sequence ATGGCTAGCGAAGCGGACGTGCTCGCGCAGATCCAGGCGAGCATCGACGCCAAGGAAGGGCTCAAGGCCAGCGCGCGGCAGATCCTGGCCGTGGCCGACGTCGTCACGCGGAGCCTTCGCAACGGCGGCAAGATGATCATCTTCGGAAACGGCGGGTCGGCCGCCGACGCGCAACACATCGCGGCCGAGCTTTCCGGCCAGTTCTACAACCGAAAGCGGCCGGGGGCGGCCGCTCTTGCAATCACCACGAACACGAGCGCGCTCACCGCGATCGCAAACGACTTCGACTTCGAGACGGTCTTCTCGCGCCAGCTCGAAGGCCTCACCCGGCCCGGCGACGTCGTGATCGGCATCTCCACGTCGGGCAACAGCCCCAACGTGGTGAAGGCCATGGAGACGGCGCGCAAGCTTGGCGCCGTCACCGTCGCCATGACCGGCGCCGGCGGCAAGCTTGCCGGCATGGTCGACCACGCCCTCGTCGTCCCTTCCACCGAGACCCCGCGCATCCAGGAAAGCCACATCCTCATGGGCCACATCCTCTGCCAGATCGTCGAGAAGGACCTGTTCGGTTGA
- a CDS encoding glycosyltransferase family 4 protein, with translation MGPPEAMMARLALAIPTDLWEQEYAKIPYLRAMRQVELAREAGHEIRAIEWIRRPVALPERETREGVEVERLYLRPPSTGLLARVASFRAITDRVAERLAAARPDAIVCHDPELLPASVRASRRTGSLLFYDAHEDFPAIAAEKSALEAAAFRWIERRASRRADHVYVVADGIRDRFAAWTPRVTTIRNAKPLAQTRVSTPAAAVRSKLGFAPDDFVLAFTGSFSRERGIVEAMEALRHLPTDVKLLAIGGPQETLEELRARAASLAVASRVVFTGPLPVSGMFEALQVADAGLVVYPPQIAKYDHQAPNKLFDYMAMGLAIVASDRREIRRTAIDPGLALGIPDIEPRTVANAVARLRDDPATRRDMGRRARLAFEREHCWERQRERLLASHPFWRGEGAPA, from the coding sequence ATGGGTCCTCCGGAGGCGATGATGGCGAGGCTTGCGCTTGCGATCCCCACCGATTTGTGGGAGCAGGAGTACGCAAAGATCCCGTACCTTCGCGCCATGCGCCAGGTCGAGCTCGCGCGCGAGGCGGGCCACGAGATCCGGGCGATCGAATGGATCCGCCGCCCGGTGGCGTTGCCCGAGCGGGAGACGCGCGAGGGCGTCGAGGTCGAGCGCCTGTACCTCCGGCCGCCGTCGACGGGCCTGCTCGCGCGCGTCGCGAGCTTTCGGGCGATCACGGATCGGGTCGCCGAGCGTCTCGCCGCGGCGCGGCCGGACGCGATCGTCTGCCACGATCCCGAGCTCCTTCCCGCCTCCGTGCGCGCCAGCCGCCGGACCGGGTCGTTGCTGTTCTACGACGCGCACGAGGACTTCCCCGCCATCGCCGCCGAGAAGAGCGCGCTTGAGGCGGCCGCCTTCCGCTGGATCGAGCGCCGCGCCAGCCGGCGGGCCGACCACGTCTACGTGGTCGCCGACGGCATCCGAGACCGGTTTGCCGCCTGGACCCCGCGCGTGACGACGATCCGCAACGCGAAGCCGCTCGCGCAGACGCGGGTCTCGACGCCCGCGGCCGCCGTGCGCTCCAAGCTCGGCTTTGCGCCGGACGATTTCGTCCTCGCCTTCACGGGAAGCTTCTCGCGCGAGCGGGGGATCGTGGAGGCGATGGAGGCGCTGCGGCACCTTCCGACCGACGTGAAGCTCCTTGCCATCGGCGGCCCGCAGGAGACGCTCGAGGAGCTCCGCGCGCGGGCGGCCTCGCTCGCCGTCGCCTCGCGGGTCGTCTTCACGGGACCCCTTCCGGTTTCCGGCATGTTCGAGGCCCTGCAGGTCGCCGACGCCGGACTCGTGGTCTACCCGCCGCAGATCGCAAAGTACGACCACCAGGCGCCCAACAAGCTCTTCGACTACATGGCCATGGGCCTGGCCATCGTGGCAAGCGACCGTCGGGAGATCCGGCGCACCGCGATCGATCCCGGCCTTGCGCTTGGCATCCCCGACATCGAGCCCCGCACGGTCGCAAACGCCGTGGCGCGTTTGCGCGACGACCCGGCGACGCGCCGCGACATGGGCCGCCGGGCGCGCCTTGCCTTCGAGCGCGAGCACTGCTGGGAGCGCCAGCGGGAGCGGCTGCTTGCCTCCCATCCGTTCTGGCGCGGCGAGGGGGCGCCCGCGTGA
- a CDS encoding oligosaccharide flippase family protein: protein MIARKAIVVFANTILGGILGYVALKVVALEMGPALMGQVLYAMGILYFIQLLTDLGFQPAHVKAVSSGEDVGDALATYWWAKLALSLVVTAGALAWIAFQTNVLSIPFVSTSIGVILAVLVHAFFQNLRQAYIVTFDGLQRTATTQTIIFAEHISRVPLAILAALLFAGAHGSGPLLGVAQSLPEGVVRWIADNGALLYAGSFVGGTFVSWALAAAYRERSLPRGRPQRRIVQDYWRFARPILAVSLVGAVSFSTDRLMLGFFWGDVDVGQYGAAIQVAVLLVSLAAGVALLVFPAVSAAISEGDWPRVTRLSAESVRYTSMALVLPIVFLAVFAPHVIRVVLSDAFLDGGPALVVLALTQLVVALGGIFLSIGLGLGRPGRVSAVNLFIFTSNIVLNLVLIPTSLFGLPLLGLKGLGAAYATFSANLVGMFLFAYVARDAVGTAWIRPIAKHVAAGALVGAGAWLALGSLAAGSLGALALAAIALAMLGAYLGLLALLREFGRAEAAMVVATLHPRALRSYVSGELESVRR from the coding sequence GTGATCGCGCGCAAGGCGATCGTGGTCTTCGCAAACACGATCCTCGGCGGCATCCTTGGCTACGTCGCGCTCAAGGTCGTGGCGCTGGAGATGGGCCCCGCGTTGATGGGGCAGGTCCTGTACGCCATGGGAATCCTCTACTTCATCCAGCTCCTCACCGACCTCGGCTTCCAGCCGGCGCACGTCAAGGCCGTTTCGTCGGGCGAGGACGTGGGCGACGCGCTGGCGACGTACTGGTGGGCGAAGCTCGCCCTCTCGCTTGTCGTCACGGCGGGCGCGCTGGCCTGGATCGCGTTCCAGACAAACGTCCTGTCGATCCCGTTCGTATCGACCTCCATCGGCGTCATCCTCGCCGTGCTCGTGCACGCGTTCTTCCAGAACCTCCGCCAGGCGTACATCGTCACCTTCGACGGCCTCCAGCGGACCGCCACCACGCAGACCATCATCTTCGCCGAGCACATCTCGCGGGTTCCGCTTGCCATCCTCGCGGCCCTGCTGTTCGCCGGCGCGCACGGTTCGGGGCCGCTCCTTGGCGTCGCGCAATCGCTACCCGAAGGCGTCGTGCGCTGGATCGCCGACAACGGAGCGCTGCTGTACGCGGGAAGTTTCGTCGGCGGCACGTTCGTCTCCTGGGCCCTTGCCGCCGCGTACCGCGAGCGCTCGCTTCCGCGCGGCCGCCCGCAGCGGCGGATCGTGCAGGACTACTGGCGCTTTGCCCGACCCATCCTGGCCGTGAGCCTCGTCGGCGCCGTCTCGTTCAGCACGGATCGCCTGATGCTCGGCTTCTTCTGGGGCGACGTGGACGTCGGGCAGTACGGCGCCGCCATCCAGGTCGCCGTGCTGCTCGTGAGCCTGGCCGCCGGCGTGGCGCTCCTCGTGTTCCCCGCCGTCTCGGCCGCCATCTCGGAGGGCGACTGGCCGCGCGTCACGCGGCTCTCGGCCGAATCCGTGCGGTACACGTCGATGGCGCTTGTGCTTCCCATCGTCTTCCTCGCCGTCTTCGCCCCGCACGTGATTCGTGTCGTCTTGAGCGACGCGTTCCTCGACGGCGGCCCCGCGCTCGTGGTCTTGGCGCTTACGCAGCTCGTCGTCGCCCTGGGTGGAATCTTCCTCTCGATCGGCCTTGGCCTCGGACGGCCCGGCCGCGTGAGCGCCGTCAACCTGTTCATCTTCACGTCGAACATCGTGCTCAACCTCGTGCTCATCCCCACGAGCCTGTTTGGCCTCCCGCTCCTTGGGCTCAAGGGGCTGGGCGCGGCGTACGCCACGTTCTCCGCCAACCTCGTGGGCATGTTCCTGTTCGCCTACGTCGCGCGCGACGCCGTGGGAACGGCGTGGATCCGCCCGATTGCCAAGCACGTAGCCGCCGGCGCCCTCGTCGGCGCGGGAGCGTGGCTTGCCCTTGGGTCGCTGGCAGCCGGATCGCTCGGGGCCCTTGCGTTGGCGGCGATCGCGCTTGCGATGCTCGGCGCCTACCTTGGCCTGCTTGCGCTCCTTCGCGAGTTCGGCCGGGCGGAGGCAGCGATGGTCGTCGCCACGCTCCACCCGCGCGCCCTTCGAAGCTACGTCTCCGGCGAGCTCGAGAGCGTGCGGCGCTGA